The proteins below are encoded in one region of Rana temporaria chromosome 2, aRanTem1.1, whole genome shotgun sequence:
- the LOC120928622 gene encoding phosphatidylethanolamine-binding protein 4-like: MAKTLFAFHVFLSLAFFSLLHPVSCDFGPITGDDAKFCQGDLHVIYPSLGDVSCVYVPYCFEYAQCLRKVLGSPWIRYPCAKPEELYTLIMVDPDAPSRSNPIHRFWRHWLVTDIPGDVLLRGKGVTRTVASPYYPPSPPPHSGYHRYQFLLYIQNPAISPSLNHSERALGPWDVYAFAHRSRLKDPVATTQFMTRNPRM, translated from the coding sequence ATGGCAAAGACTTTATTTGCATTTCATGTGTTCCTATCCCTGGCATTCTTCAGCTTGTTgcatcctgtttcctgtgactttgGACCTATCACCGGAGATGATGCCAAATTTTGTCAAGGAGACCTTCATGTAATCTACCCCAGCTTGGgagatgtttcttgtgtataTGTACCATACTGCTTTGAGTATGCCCAATGTTTGAGAAAAGTTTTGGGCTCCCCATGGATACGATATCCTTGTGCCAAACCAGAAGAGTTGTACACCCTGATAATGGTGGATCCAGATGCTCCAAGCAGATCCAACCCAATACACAGATTCTGGAGGCACTGGTTGGTCACGGATATTCCAGGTGATGTTCTCCTAAGAGGAAAAGGAGTAACTAGAACTGTTGCTTCTCCTTATTATCCACCAAGTCCACCACCTCATAGTGGATATCACAGATACCAATTTCTGCTATACATTCAAAATCCTGCCATTTCTCCTTCTCTCAACCACAGCGAAAGAGCTCTGGGTCCCTGGGATGTCTATGCTTTTGCCCACCGCAGCAGATTGAAAGATCCTGTTGCTACAACTCAGTTTATGACCAGAAATCCACGTATGTAg